The Primulina eburnea isolate SZY01 chromosome 8, ASM2296580v1, whole genome shotgun sequence genome contains a region encoding:
- the LOC140837851 gene encoding cytokinin riboside 5'-monophosphate phosphoribohydrolase LOG3-like: MSTSTVSKIKNICVFCGSSAGKDSIYEDVAEKLGITLAKRKIHLVYGGGEVGLMGKVAKAAHAGGSEVLGIIPITLANLTGPTIGEEMQVDNMYERITQMIEHSDAFIALPGGFGTLEEIFHTVCWAQLNIHNKPIGLLNVNNYYDKLLSFLDDVVEQGFISLASRRMLVSATSEGELIDLLQGFSHEPDPFLSQLNWPTSKSKKRKFM, encoded by the coding sequence ATGTCAACGTCCACGGTAAGTAAaatcaaaaatatttgtgtattttgtggatcTAGTGCAGGAAAAGATTCAATTTATGAAGATGTAGCAGAAAAGCTTGGAATAACACTTGCTAAAAGAAAGATTCATTTGGTATATGGTGGTGGTGAAGTTGGCCTCATGGGAAAAGTTGCAAAAGCTGCGCATGCAGGTGGAAGTGAAGTCTTAGGCATTATTCCGATTACTTTAGCCAATCTTACAGGACCAACAATAGGAGAAGAAATGCAAGTGGACAACATGTATGAACGAattactcaaatgattgaacattCAGATGCTTTCATTGCTCTGCCAGGAGGTTTCGGTACtttggaagaaatatttcatACTGTTTGTTgggcacaattaaatatccacaaTAAGCCAATTGGTTTGTTAAATGTTAACAATTATTATGATAAACTGTTATCGTTTCTTGATGATGTTGTGGAACAGGGATTTATTTCATTAGCTTCGCGAAGGATGTTAGTTTCTGCTACAAGTGAAGGTGAACTTATTGATTTACTGCAAGGATTTAGTCATGAACCAGATCCAttcttatctcaacttaattggccaacatccaagagtaagaaaagaaaattcatgtga